A stretch of Amycolatopsis balhimycina FH 1894 DNA encodes these proteins:
- a CDS encoding MFS transporter: protein MTGASPEASTSAGLRGHRAFRFLWTADAASQLGTAAATALVPLLAATTLGATPLQMGLLTAAETVALLVIGLPAGAWIDRTRRRRAVLVGADLVRALLFFGLPVAGWTGVLDFGQLLVTAVLVGVATVFFDAAYQAYLPVVIGLENLETGYARLQITLSVAAAAGPGIGGVLTRVIGAASGLLLTGAGYLASAALLSRVRAVVPPIPPRPREVRLRTEIAEGLRYIAGHRQLRLLAVASSVAAFFTAGFMSMEVLFFTHDLHLDAAGAGVLLALSGVGSVIGAATTGRWTRRLGAARANWLVPVLTWPPHLLLPLAQPGPIGLVLAATGIVIHAAGGTTYNVIVMTRRQHLTPDALRGRVHTSMRVLIWGTMPLGALAAGVFAESVGTRATLTIAVAGILIAIVPAARSARDHVAP, encoded by the coding sequence GGACGCCGCCTCGCAGCTGGGTACCGCCGCCGCGACCGCGCTGGTGCCCCTGCTCGCCGCGACCACCCTCGGCGCCACTCCGCTGCAGATGGGACTGCTCACGGCGGCGGAGACCGTGGCGTTACTGGTCATCGGCCTGCCCGCCGGTGCCTGGATCGACCGGACCCGCCGCCGCCGCGCGGTACTCGTCGGCGCCGACCTCGTCCGGGCTCTGCTGTTCTTCGGGCTTCCGGTCGCGGGCTGGACCGGTGTGCTGGACTTCGGGCAGCTGCTCGTCACGGCGGTTCTCGTCGGCGTCGCGACCGTGTTCTTCGACGCCGCCTACCAGGCGTACCTGCCGGTGGTGATCGGGCTGGAGAACCTGGAAACCGGCTACGCGCGCCTGCAGATCACCCTGTCGGTCGCCGCGGCCGCCGGGCCCGGCATCGGTGGCGTGCTCACTCGCGTGATCGGTGCCGCCTCCGGGCTGCTGCTCACCGGGGCGGGCTACCTGGCTTCGGCCGCGCTCCTGTCGCGCGTCCGGGCCGTCGTGCCGCCGATACCACCGCGGCCGCGGGAGGTGCGGCTACGCACCGAGATCGCCGAGGGTCTCCGCTACATCGCCGGCCACCGCCAGCTCCGCCTCCTGGCCGTCGCGAGTTCCGTCGCCGCCTTCTTCACCGCGGGCTTCATGTCCATGGAAGTCCTGTTCTTCACGCACGACCTGCACCTGGACGCGGCGGGCGCGGGCGTGCTGCTGGCCCTGTCGGGCGTGGGCAGCGTCATCGGCGCCGCGACGACCGGCCGCTGGACCCGCCGCCTCGGGGCGGCTCGCGCCAACTGGCTGGTGCCGGTGCTGACGTGGCCACCCCACCTGCTGCTCCCGCTCGCCCAGCCGGGCCCGATCGGATTGGTCCTGGCGGCAACGGGAATCGTCATCCACGCCGCCGGCGGTACGACCTACAACGTGATCGTGATGACCCGCCGCCAGCACCTGACACCGGACGCACTGCGCGGCCGCGTCCACACGAGCATGCGCGTGCTCATCTGGGGAACCATGCCACTCGGCGCGCTGGCCGCGGGAGTCTTCGCCGAGTCAGTGGGTACGCGCGCGACCCTGACCATCGCCGTCGCCGGAATCCTCATCGCGATCGTGCCCGCGGCCCGGTCCGCCCGCGACCACGTTGCCCCTTGA
- a CDS encoding RICIN domain-containing protein → MKRGLIRAVTAVTMAVAAAVGFVVPATAATSGRVSPAGAVANGTYRWANANSGLCLAYAVDKRGANRQEGCDGSDYTIYWDAVNVGGDNYRLINEHNGQCLSIWRGDTGDNAQVGIYACVDTPAEIFTLVPATSPAFAGAYQFVNVNSGKCVAVGGARTNYGAWVIQWTCAQSGEFMWRPYS, encoded by the coding sequence ATGAAACGCGGTCTGATTCGTGCCGTCACCGCTGTCACCATGGCCGTTGCCGCGGCTGTCGGTTTCGTGGTTCCGGCGACAGCGGCGACTTCCGGGAGAGTCTCGCCGGCCGGTGCCGTCGCCAACGGCACCTACCGGTGGGCCAACGCCAACAGCGGGCTGTGCCTGGCCTACGCCGTGGACAAGCGGGGCGCGAACCGCCAGGAGGGCTGCGACGGCAGTGACTACACCATCTACTGGGACGCCGTGAACGTCGGCGGCGACAACTACCGGCTCATCAACGAGCACAACGGCCAGTGCCTGTCCATCTGGCGCGGCGACACCGGCGACAACGCCCAGGTCGGCATCTACGCCTGCGTCGACACCCCCGCGGAGATCTTCACCCTCGTACCGGCGACCTCGCCGGCGTTCGCGGGTGCCTACCAGTTCGTGAACGTCAACAGCGGCAAGTGCGTGGCGGTCGGCGGCGCCCGGACGAACTACGGTGCCTGGGTCATCCAGTGGACCTGCGCGCAGAGCGGCGAGTTCATGTGGCGCCCGTACAGCTAG
- a CDS encoding AfsR/SARP family transcriptional regulator, translated as MTVEFRLLGEVEAAVDGTPVTIGFAQLRGLLGVLLVEANHVVSVDQLLDRAWRPHRLPRHPRGAVHQRIALVRKALAAVPGVAVTTHPAGYRLVVDPQLVDLHRFRALCEQARAGRQDDRAVDSFTRALGLWRGDPLAGVTDTDWVGSVRTTLLQQRHAVELDLTDIRLRLGQHAGLLAELADRVERHPLDERLAGQYLLALYRGGRQADALARYEQLRRDLADELGVSPSPPLRQLYQRILHAAPDLAGPAARTEPPATPVPRQLPAPPRLFTGRAAELARLDAILTEQPDTGGTVMISAIGGTGGIGKTWLALHWAHTRLHRFPDGQLHVDLRGFDPAGQPVPLVTAVRGFLDSLGVDPATIPVDPDAQVRLYRSLVAGKRMVIVLDNARDTDQVSPLLPGSPTCTVLVTSRRHLGGLVTAHGAHCVDLDVVSEREARDLLTRHLGHDRVAAEPEAVDELVACCAGLPLALGIVAARATRHPGFPLAVLADELRDRSGRLDALDPGDPRVTLRTVLSWSHHALSDAAGVAFGLLSLAPGPDIGLPAAAGLLGRPSGATRALLNELENACLLQQHTPGRYRMHDLVRLYATEYATQRHDPAERETALRRVLDFYLHTAHAADRLVDSRRPAVLLEARAPDANPHELPDMAAAMSWFETEHANLVAAQRAALDHGWDARVWQLAWVLTTFHARRGHRQDDLSAWRAAVDVAAHLPDLAAARAHRYLGRAQGELDRHEDASRHLHQSLALAERDRDTAEQALAHHQLARAWERREDNSRALEHATRALELCRALDRPAWEANALNGVGWHASRLGDYDTARAHCQAALTLHRRHDNPSGEADTLDSLGYIDHHTGHHDRAIDHYRQALTLFRRLGNTYESAATLDRLGHPYVALGRHELARVVWREAAELYEAHGRDSDAAQVQRRLESLDEHAGEGSR; from the coding sequence GTGACGGTGGAATTCCGCTTGCTCGGCGAAGTCGAGGCCGCCGTCGACGGCACTCCGGTCACCATCGGCTTCGCCCAGCTGCGCGGTCTGCTGGGGGTGCTGCTGGTCGAGGCCAACCACGTCGTGTCGGTCGATCAGCTGCTCGATCGGGCCTGGCGCCCGCATCGCCTGCCCCGGCACCCGCGCGGCGCGGTCCACCAGCGCATTGCCCTGGTGCGCAAGGCACTCGCCGCCGTGCCCGGCGTCGCCGTCACGACACACCCGGCCGGTTACCGGCTCGTCGTCGATCCGCAACTCGTCGACCTGCACCGGTTCCGGGCTCTCTGCGAGCAGGCCCGCGCCGGCCGGCAGGACGACCGCGCCGTCGACTCGTTCACCCGGGCGCTCGGGCTGTGGCGGGGAGATCCTCTCGCGGGTGTGACGGACACGGACTGGGTCGGTTCGGTGCGCACCACGCTCCTGCAGCAGCGCCACGCGGTCGAGCTCGATCTCACCGACATCCGGCTGCGCCTGGGGCAGCACGCCGGCTTGCTCGCCGAGCTGGCCGACCGCGTGGAGCGTCATCCGCTGGACGAACGCCTGGCCGGCCAGTACCTGCTCGCGCTCTACCGCGGCGGCCGCCAAGCCGACGCGCTGGCACGGTACGAGCAGCTCCGCCGCGATCTCGCCGACGAACTCGGCGTGTCCCCGAGCCCACCACTGCGGCAGCTGTACCAGCGCATCCTCCACGCCGCTCCCGACCTGGCCGGGCCGGCGGCGCGCACCGAGCCGCCGGCCACGCCGGTGCCGCGGCAGCTGCCTGCCCCACCCCGGCTGTTCACCGGCCGCGCCGCCGAACTGGCCCGGCTGGACGCCATCCTGACCGAACAGCCGGACACGGGCGGCACGGTGATGATCTCCGCGATCGGCGGCACCGGCGGGATCGGCAAGACCTGGCTGGCGCTGCACTGGGCCCACACCCGCCTCCACCGGTTCCCGGACGGGCAGCTGCACGTCGACCTGCGCGGCTTCGACCCCGCCGGGCAACCGGTTCCCCTGGTCACGGCGGTGCGCGGCTTCCTGGACAGCCTCGGCGTTGACCCGGCCACGATCCCGGTCGACCCGGACGCCCAAGTGCGGCTGTACCGCAGCCTGGTGGCCGGCAAGCGCATGGTGATCGTGCTGGACAACGCCCGCGACACGGACCAGGTCAGCCCGCTGTTGCCGGGCAGTCCCACCTGCACGGTGCTGGTCACCAGCCGTCGCCACCTCGGCGGGCTCGTCACCGCCCACGGCGCGCACTGCGTCGACCTCGACGTCGTCTCCGAGCGCGAGGCCCGTGACCTGCTCACCCGCCACCTCGGCCACGACCGGGTCGCCGCCGAACCCGAGGCGGTCGACGAGCTGGTGGCCTGCTGTGCGGGCCTGCCGTTGGCGCTGGGCATCGTGGCCGCCCGCGCCACCCGCCACCCCGGCTTTCCCTTGGCCGTCCTCGCGGACGAGCTGCGCGACCGGTCCGGTCGCCTGGACGCCCTGGACCCGGGCGATCCGCGGGTCACCCTGCGCACCGTCCTGTCCTGGTCCCACCACGCGTTGTCCGACGCGGCCGGGGTCGCGTTCGGCCTGCTGAGCCTGGCACCGGGCCCCGACATCGGCCTGCCCGCCGCCGCCGGCTTGCTGGGCCGGCCGTCCGGCGCGACCCGGGCGCTGCTCAACGAGCTGGAGAACGCGTGCCTGCTCCAGCAGCACACACCGGGCCGGTACCGGATGCACGACCTGGTCCGCCTGTACGCCACCGAATACGCCACCCAGCGGCACGACCCGGCCGAACGGGAAACGGCGCTGCGGCGCGTGCTCGATTTCTACCTCCACACCGCCCACGCGGCCGACCGGCTGGTGGATTCCCGTCGCCCGGCTGTCCTGCTCGAGGCACGTGCCCCCGACGCGAACCCTCACGAACTGCCGGACATGGCGGCGGCGATGTCCTGGTTCGAGACCGAGCACGCCAACCTGGTGGCCGCCCAGCGAGCCGCCCTCGACCACGGCTGGGACGCCCGGGTCTGGCAGCTGGCCTGGGTCCTGACCACCTTCCACGCCCGGCGCGGACACCGTCAGGACGATCTTTCCGCGTGGCGGGCCGCGGTGGACGTCGCCGCGCACCTGCCCGACCTCGCCGCCGCCCGCGCGCACCGCTACCTCGGACGCGCCCAGGGCGAACTGGACCGTCACGAAGACGCGAGCCGGCACCTGCACCAGTCCCTCGCCTTGGCGGAGCGCGACCGCGACACCGCCGAGCAGGCTCTCGCCCACCACCAGCTCGCCCGGGCCTGGGAGCGGCGGGAGGACAACAGCCGGGCCCTGGAGCACGCCACCCGTGCGCTGGAACTGTGCCGCGCCCTCGACCGGCCGGCCTGGGAAGCCAACGCGCTCAACGGGGTGGGCTGGCACGCCTCCCGGCTCGGTGACTACGACACCGCCCGCGCGCACTGCCAGGCCGCGCTGACCCTGCACCGCCGGCACGACAACCCCAGCGGCGAGGCGGACACGCTGGACAGTCTCGGCTACATCGACCACCACACCGGCCACCACGACCGGGCCATCGACCACTACCGGCAGGCGCTCACGCTCTTCCGCCGGCTGGGCAACACGTACGAGTCCGCCGCGACCCTCGACCGGCTCGGCCACCCGTACGTCGCCCTCGGCCGGCACGAACTGGCCCGGGTGGTCTGGCGGGAAGCGGCGGAGCTGTACGAGGCGCACGGACGCGACTCCGACGCCGCCCAGGTCCAGCGGCGGCTGGAAAGCCTCGACGAGCACGCCGGTGAGGGTTCCCGGTAA